The following coding sequences lie in one Maribacter forsetii DSM 18668 genomic window:
- a CDS encoding RidA family protein — MKKIINTENAPAPIGPYNQATLSNGTLYISGQIPLNPKSGELVSGDIKLETKQSMENLKAILTEAEMTFENVVKSSIFLSDMNQFTEVNEVYASYFNAETAPARETVEVANLPKFVNVEISMIAVK; from the coding sequence ATGAAGAAAATAATAAACACAGAGAACGCTCCAGCACCTATAGGACCTTACAACCAAGCAACATTGAGCAACGGTACTTTATACATTTCAGGTCAAATTCCATTAAATCCTAAAAGTGGTGAATTAGTTTCCGGAGACATCAAGCTAGAAACTAAACAGTCTATGGAAAATTTAAAGGCCATTTTAACCGAAGCTGAAATGACCTTTGAAAATGTTGTTAAATCGTCTATTTTTCTTAGTGACATGAATCAGTTCACTGAAGTTAACGAAGTATATGCTTCATATTTTAATGCAGAAACTGCACCAGCTAGAGAAACAGTAGAAGTTGCAAATTTACCTAAGTTTGTAAATGTTGAAATTTCTATGATTGCCGTAAAATAA
- a CDS encoding (Fe-S)-binding protein produces the protein MQYLPNVIFVILLIAGIGFFVRNVSKLKRNIFLGKEESLTDDKPQRWKNMAMIALGQSKMVVRPIAGALHIIVYVGFVIINIEVLEIILDGIFGTHRMFAVLGPVYDFLIGSFEVLALLVIVAVIVFWMRRNVIKLKRFFKPEMEGWPKNDGNMILYIELVLMVLFLTMNGADYQLQQMGADHYAAAGAFPVSGMIAPMFEGMPIPSLVLLERTAWWLHIAGILFFLNYLYYSKHLHILLAFPNTYYGKLTPKGQFKNLQSVTDEVKMMMDPDADPYAEPAEDAAVPDKFGASDVQDLSWVQLLNAYTCTECGRCTSECPANQTGKKLSPRKIMMDTRDRLEEVGKNIDANKGEFKDDGKQLLNDYITPEELWACTSCNACVQACPISIDPLSIIMDMRQYLVMEQSAAPTDLNNMMGNIENNGAPWPFNQMDRLNWSKES, from the coding sequence ATGCAATATCTCCCTAATGTAATTTTTGTAATACTGCTTATAGCAGGTATAGGTTTTTTTGTAAGGAATGTTTCTAAGTTGAAAAGAAATATTTTCTTAGGAAAGGAAGAATCGTTGACTGATGATAAACCGCAACGTTGGAAAAACATGGCAATGATTGCCTTAGGGCAGTCAAAAATGGTTGTACGGCCCATTGCAGGTGCATTACATATCATTGTTTATGTTGGTTTTGTAATTATCAATATTGAAGTGCTAGAAATTATTTTAGATGGTATTTTTGGTACACATAGAATGTTTGCTGTTTTAGGACCTGTATATGATTTCTTAATTGGTTCTTTTGAAGTACTTGCGCTATTGGTTATCGTTGCGGTCATTGTTTTCTGGATGAGAAGAAACGTTATTAAATTAAAACGATTTTTTAAACCGGAAATGGAAGGTTGGCCAAAGAATGATGGAAACATGATTCTTTATATAGAACTTGTTTTGATGGTACTTTTTTTAACAATGAACGGAGCAGATTATCAGTTGCAACAAATGGGTGCGGATCACTACGCTGCTGCAGGTGCATTTCCTGTTAGTGGTATGATTGCTCCTATGTTTGAAGGTATGCCTATTCCTAGCTTGGTGCTATTAGAGCGTACAGCTTGGTGGCTGCATATTGCAGGAATCTTGTTTTTCCTTAATTACCTTTACTACTCAAAGCATTTACATATTTTACTTGCATTCCCAAATACGTATTACGGGAAGTTGACACCTAAGGGACAATTCAAAAACTTACAATCAGTTACTGACGAGGTTAAAATGATGATGGATCCAGATGCGGATCCTTATGCTGAACCTGCAGAAGATGCTGCTGTTCCAGATAAATTTGGTGCATCAGACGTGCAAGATTTGAGTTGGGTACAATTATTAAATGCTTATACGTGTACAGAGTGTGGACGTTGTACTAGTGAATGTCCTGCGAATCAGACCGGAAAAAAATTATCTCCTCGTAAGATCATGATGGATACTCGTGATCGTCTAGAAGAAGTTGGGAAAAATATTGATGCTAATAAAGGCGAGTTTAAAGATGACGGTAAACAATTGTTAAACGATTATATTACTCCAGAAGAATTATGGGCATGTACATCTTGTAATGCCTGTGTTCAGGCCTGCCCAATTAGTATTGATCCTCTTTCCATAATTATGGATATGAGACAATATTTGGTGATGGAACAATCTGCAGCTCCAACAGATTTGAATAACATGATGGGTAATATTGAGAATAATGGAGCACCTTGGCCATTTAACCAAATGGACCGCTTAAATTGGAGTAAAGAATCTTAA
- the pfkA gene encoding 6-phosphofructokinase, with protein sequence MSLEIKKIAVLTSGGDSPGMNAAIRSVVRTCAYMKVDCVAVYRGYQGMIEGDFKPMDARSVNNIINKGGTILKSARCDDFRTPEGRKTAHDQLLKEGIDAFVVIGGDGSFTGAMIFNREYNFPVIGIPGTIDNDIFGTTFTLGFDTALNTVVECIDKIRDTASSHNRLFFVEVMGRDVGHIALNAGVGAGAEEILIPEENLGLDRLLESLKRSKESGKSSSIVIVAEGDKSGKNVFELKEYVEEHLPIYDVRVSVLGHMQRGGAPSCYDRVLASRMGVKAVEALLEGKTNLMVGIQDNKLTLTPINKAIKGHTKIDKELIRVSEIMTT encoded by the coding sequence ATGTCTTTAGAAATAAAAAAAATAGCAGTTTTGACCTCAGGTGGTGATTCACCAGGTATGAATGCAGCCATAAGATCAGTTGTTCGTACGTGTGCCTACATGAAGGTAGATTGTGTTGCAGTCTATAGAGGGTACCAAGGTATGATCGAGGGAGATTTTAAACCAATGGATGCCCGTAGCGTAAATAATATTATCAATAAAGGAGGAACTATTTTGAAATCTGCACGTTGTGACGATTTTAGAACTCCAGAAGGAAGAAAAACAGCTCACGATCAACTTTTAAAAGAAGGTATAGACGCATTTGTTGTTATTGGTGGCGATGGTAGTTTTACAGGTGCTATGATTTTCAATAGAGAATATAATTTTCCTGTAATAGGTATTCCCGGAACTATTGATAACGATATATTCGGTACTACGTTCACGTTAGGTTTTGATACTGCATTAAATACTGTGGTAGAATGTATAGATAAAATTAGAGATACGGCAAGTTCTCATAACAGACTTTTCTTTGTAGAAGTTATGGGTAGGGATGTTGGGCATATAGCGTTGAACGCAGGTGTTGGTGCTGGTGCTGAAGAAATCTTGATTCCAGAAGAGAATTTAGGTTTGGATAGATTGCTTGAGTCTTTAAAAAGAAGTAAAGAATCTGGTAAGTCTTCAAGTATCGTAATCGTTGCGGAGGGTGATAAATCTGGTAAAAATGTTTTTGAGCTTAAAGAATATGTTGAGGAACATTTACCAATATATGATGTACGAGTGTCTGTATTAGGACATATGCAAAGGGGTGGAGCACCATCTTGTTATGACCGTGTTCTTGCCAGTAGAATGGGTGTTAAGGCAGTTGAAGCTTTGTTAGAGGGCAAGACCAACCTAATGGTGGGCATTCAGGATAATAAACTTACGTTGACGCCGATCAACAAGGCCATTAAAGGGCATACAAAAATTGATAAGGAGCTTATACGAGTTTCAGAAATAATGACTACATAA
- a CDS encoding N-acetylmuramoyl-L-alanine amidase family protein, protein MKIKFFSISLVLSTALLLLSFTTSDKENISDDPFIVVLDAGHGGHDPGNLGNGYLEKKIALNIVLKVGEILSKNKDIKVIYTRKDDTFIDLYVRGEVANKANADLFVSVHCDSHTSDAHGAGTFVLGLHANKQNFEIAKKENSVIYLEDNYENRYADYDINSPESVIGLTIMQEEFLDQSVALATMIQENFSSQLKRTDRKVKQAGFIVLHQTFMPSVLVETGFLTNKSEGAYLNSTKGQNEMGDAIAKAILHYKEGVQPTVQSIEHIETKPTAPPVKEEIVEKVEEKKEVIVEQAKETIVEPVEEVVAEVEKPKEISMPPKTEVVKEVVDVPVVKTKEAINEKEVADSIVFKVQLMASSKNVALNSSNFKGLSNLSQEPYKNLYRYMYGETRSYREAKMMQTQAQEKGYPSAYIVAYKLGERIPIQHAIDEVSNFRP, encoded by the coding sequence ATGAAAATAAAATTCTTTAGCATTTCTTTAGTTTTATCCACAGCGTTATTACTTCTGTCTTTTACAACGTCTGACAAGGAAAATATATCAGATGATCCATTTATAGTTGTACTTGATGCCGGGCACGGTGGGCATGATCCCGGAAACTTGGGTAATGGTTATTTAGAAAAGAAAATAGCCCTGAATATTGTTTTAAAAGTGGGTGAAATTCTTTCCAAGAATAAAGATATAAAGGTTATTTACACTCGTAAAGATGATACTTTTATTGATTTGTATGTTAGGGGAGAAGTCGCAAATAAAGCAAATGCCGATTTATTTGTGTCAGTACATTGTGATTCTCATACTTCTGATGCTCATGGTGCGGGAACTTTTGTATTAGGACTTCATGCCAATAAACAAAATTTTGAAATTGCGAAGAAAGAAAACTCGGTAATTTATTTAGAGGATAATTACGAGAATAGATATGCCGATTACGATATTAATTCTCCAGAATCTGTTATTGGACTTACAATAATGCAGGAAGAGTTTTTAGATCAAAGTGTTGCTTTGGCAACTATGATACAGGAAAATTTTTCTAGTCAATTAAAAAGAACGGATAGAAAAGTGAAGCAAGCAGGTTTTATTGTACTGCATCAAACGTTTATGCCTAGTGTTTTGGTTGAAACAGGATTTTTAACTAATAAGTCTGAAGGAGCTTATTTAAATTCTACAAAGGGCCAAAATGAAATGGGTGACGCAATTGCAAAAGCAATTTTACATTATAAAGAAGGGGTTCAGCCTACTGTGCAAAGCATTGAGCACATAGAGACAAAACCAACGGCGCCGCCTGTAAAAGAAGAAATAGTTGAAAAGGTAGAAGAGAAGAAAGAAGTTATAGTTGAACAGGCAAAAGAGACTATTGTTGAGCCTGTTGAAGAAGTAGTTGCCGAAGTTGAGAAGCCAAAAGAAATTAGCATGCCTCCAAAAACTGAGGTGGTAAAAGAAGTAGTTGATGTACCAGTGGTAAAGACAAAAGAAGCAATAAATGAAAAGGAAGTTGCAGATTCTATTGTTTTTAAGGTTCAATTGATGGCGAGTAGTAAGAATGTTGCTCTAAATTCTAGTAACTTTAAAGGATTGTCAAACCTATCTCAAGAACCATATAAAAACTTATATCGTTACATGTATGGTGAAACAAGGTCATACAGAGAAGCAAAAATGATGCAGACCCAGGCGCAAGAAAAAGGATACCCATCCGCTTATATTGTAGCCTATAAACTAGGAGAAAGAATTCCTATTCAACATGCTATTGACGAGGTTTCTAATTTTAGACCATAA
- a CDS encoding putative LPS assembly protein LptD, which produces MVFASAFYATGQEGKITTLNIKAERDSIIAPLFPPTALRDSIANDSLAADSLNQKPPLLLDKIKYKAKDYVKLSQKDNKIYLYNEAEIYYQDTELKAGIIIMDYIKNEVYAGRMIDSLGNYTQLPYFKQGENIVIPDSIRFNFDTQKALIWNSRTEQQAAAGSLGSDAMKVYAEITKKENDSVYFLSEGKLTTSTDTINPDYYIRVRKAKFVPKKKVIAGFSNLYIADVPTPIAMPFAYFPLTVGRSAGILMPSFGNDPNTGYFLQDMGYYVPLGDYADITLSGDFYTNGSYAFRTASIYTKRYKYRGNVNLRFENIVNSQKGFSDYSLSRNYNIQFSHSQDTKASPNSRFSASVNLGSSDFYQNSLQQSNLPNTQNNTLSSSISYSKTFPNYPSVNMSVTATHSQLTSAATDDDDDDDNINMTLPTFQASVERIYPFVKKDGIKKGIIDNINFQYSVNAQNRLTTNDEDFFTAKMFDNARVGASHSIPVATNFKVAKFFSVSVGGNYEDVWSLETFNQRFDADTNEVITDTISGFDRYNTYNFSASIGTTLYGTYVFGEDKKFQALRHTVRPSLSYGYAPSFEQFYDEYIGEDGVEVQYSRFTGTLNGAPSLGQSNSLSFSLANTLEAKVRDKDSTKIEPKKISLLSNFNISTGYNFESDSLRINPLSINGGTNILDNKMSINFSAGLDPYAIDNNGTRINTFNIDNGGSLFRLTRANANVSYSISSEMFGKKDDKERDDEEELDPFDYVAQSGGREDDLFGRADDFNSNPVRKDDKNSDVENPIFGTKIPWNFRLAYSANYSNSARQNEFSSHSLMFSGDIELAPRWSVGGSSGYDFKNQGFTLTQLRFQRDLKSFTMRFNWTPFGTYKRWYFFIGIDSSILKDLKWENRSQN; this is translated from the coding sequence ATGGTCTTTGCCAGTGCTTTTTATGCCACCGGTCAAGAAGGTAAAATTACGACTCTCAACATCAAAGCTGAAAGAGATTCAATAATTGCGCCATTGTTCCCACCAACAGCGCTCAGGGACTCTATAGCCAACGATTCTTTAGCTGCAGATTCCTTAAACCAAAAACCCCCTTTACTTTTAGATAAAATTAAATACAAGGCAAAAGACTACGTAAAATTAAGTCAAAAAGATAACAAGATATACCTCTACAATGAGGCGGAAATCTATTATCAAGATACCGAATTAAAAGCCGGTATCATAATAATGGATTATATTAAAAATGAAGTCTACGCAGGTAGAATGATAGACTCCTTAGGTAACTACACCCAGCTCCCCTACTTTAAACAAGGAGAAAATATTGTTATACCAGATTCTATACGTTTCAATTTTGACACACAAAAAGCGCTGATCTGGAATTCTAGAACAGAACAGCAAGCCGCAGCTGGATCATTGGGTAGTGATGCCATGAAGGTATATGCCGAAATAACAAAAAAAGAAAATGACTCTGTCTACTTTTTAAGTGAAGGAAAACTGACCACTTCAACAGACACTATAAATCCTGATTACTACATAAGAGTTAGAAAGGCAAAATTTGTACCTAAAAAGAAGGTTATTGCCGGTTTTAGCAATTTATATATTGCCGATGTACCTACACCTATAGCCATGCCTTTTGCATATTTCCCATTAACCGTTGGTAGATCTGCGGGTATTTTAATGCCTTCTTTTGGTAACGACCCTAATACCGGCTACTTTCTACAAGATATGGGATACTATGTTCCTTTAGGGGATTATGCAGACATTACGTTATCTGGTGATTTTTACACCAATGGTAGTTACGCATTTAGAACAGCCTCCATTTATACAAAACGCTATAAATATAGAGGGAATGTAAATTTAAGATTTGAAAATATTGTCAATAGTCAAAAAGGATTCAGCGACTATAGTTTATCTCGTAACTATAACATTCAATTTTCTCATTCGCAAGACACAAAAGCTAGTCCAAATTCTAGATTTTCAGCATCTGTAAACTTAGGTAGTAGTGATTTTTATCAAAACTCTTTACAACAAAGCAACTTACCTAACACACAAAACAATACCTTATCCTCTTCAATTTCATATTCTAAAACATTCCCTAATTATCCCTCTGTGAATATGAGTGTAACCGCTACGCATTCGCAACTGACGTCAGCTGCAACAGACGATGACGATGATGATGACAACATCAATATGACCTTACCTACATTTCAAGCAAGTGTTGAGCGTATTTATCCATTTGTAAAAAAAGATGGCATAAAAAAGGGAATTATTGATAATATCAATTTTCAATATAGTGTCAATGCCCAAAATAGATTAACCACTAACGACGAAGATTTTTTCACCGCAAAAATGTTTGATAATGCCCGTGTGGGTGCAAGCCACAGTATACCGGTTGCCACAAACTTTAAAGTCGCTAAATTTTTCAGTGTAAGTGTTGGTGGTAATTATGAAGATGTTTGGTCATTGGAAACATTTAACCAACGTTTTGATGCTGACACAAATGAAGTAATAACGGATACTATTAGTGGTTTTGATCGTTACAACACCTATAATTTTAGTGCAAGTATAGGTACCACACTTTATGGTACATATGTTTTTGGTGAGGACAAAAAATTTCAAGCACTTAGACATACTGTAAGACCATCATTAAGCTATGGCTATGCACCATCTTTTGAACAGTTTTATGATGAGTATATTGGTGAGGACGGAGTTGAAGTCCAGTACAGCCGATTTACAGGTACATTGAATGGAGCACCATCTTTAGGGCAATCAAATAGTTTAAGTTTCTCTTTAGCCAATACCTTAGAGGCAAAGGTCAGGGATAAGGATTCTACAAAAATAGAACCGAAAAAAATCTCCCTTTTAAGTAATTTCAATATTTCTACAGGATATAATTTTGAATCAGATTCGTTACGCATCAACCCATTAAGTATAAATGGCGGTACAAATATCCTTGACAATAAAATGTCTATTAACTTCTCTGCCGGTTTAGACCCGTATGCTATTGACAATAACGGAACAAGAATAAACACTTTTAATATTGATAATGGAGGAAGCCTTTTTAGATTAACCAGAGCAAATGCGAACGTATCATACTCCATCAGTAGTGAAATGTTCGGTAAAAAAGATGATAAGGAAAGAGACGACGAAGAAGAACTAGACCCTTTTGATTATGTTGCACAAAGTGGCGGTAGGGAAGACGACCTGTTTGGTCGTGCCGATGACTTCAACTCAAATCCTGTCAGAAAGGACGATAAGAATTCTGACGTTGAGAACCCTATATTTGGCACAAAAATACCCTGGAACTTTAGACTGGCCTACTCAGCAAACTACAGTAATTCTGCACGGCAAAATGAATTTAGCAGTCACTCGTTAATGTTTTCGGGTGACATAGAACTTGCTCCACGTTGGTCTGTAGGTGGCTCTTCTGGTTACGATTTTAAAAATCAAGGTTTCACCCTAACTCAATTACGTTTTCAAAGAGACTTAAAGAGTTTTACAATGCGCTTTAACTGGACTCCTTTCGGCACTTATAAAAGATGGTACTTTTTTATAGGTATAGATTCATCTATACTTAAGGATCTTAAATGGGAAAACAGAAGCCAGAACTAA
- the gap gene encoding type I glyceraldehyde-3-phosphate dehydrogenase: protein MSNLKIGINGFGRIGRLVFRTTIKRGDVDVVAINDLLDVEHLAYLLKYDSVHGKFDGTVEVKDGNLVVNGKTVRITAERDPKSIKWDAVGADTVAECTGIFTTLETAQYHIDGGAKKVVISAPSKDAPMFVMGVNHKEVKASDVIVSNASCTTNCLAPVAKVLNDSFGIEEALMTTIHASTSTQFTVDSPSRKNYRLGRSAMLNIIPSTTGAAVAVTKVIPALTGKLTGMAFRVPTADVSVVDLTVRTSKETSLDEIKKAFKAASEGELKGVLGYTDEAVVSQDFVSDPRTSIFDAEACIELNSGFFKLISWYDNEAGFSNKMVDLMQHVNTL from the coding sequence ATGTCAAATTTGAAAATAGGAATTAACGGTTTTGGTAGAATAGGTAGATTGGTATTCAGAACTACAATTAAACGTGGTGATGTTGATGTTGTTGCTATCAACGACTTGTTAGATGTTGAGCACTTGGCTTACTTGTTAAAGTATGATTCTGTTCACGGTAAATTCGATGGTACTGTAGAGGTAAAAGATGGTAACTTGGTTGTAAATGGTAAAACGGTACGTATTACTGCAGAAAGAGATCCAAAAAGTATTAAGTGGGATGCTGTTGGTGCTGATACTGTTGCAGAATGTACAGGTATATTTACAACTTTAGAAACTGCTCAATACCATATTGATGGTGGTGCTAAAAAAGTAGTTATTTCTGCTCCTTCTAAAGATGCGCCAATGTTTGTAATGGGTGTAAACCATAAAGAGGTTAAGGCATCAGATGTTATTGTATCCAATGCATCTTGTACTACTAACTGTTTAGCTCCTGTTGCTAAGGTGTTAAATGATAGTTTTGGTATAGAAGAGGCGTTGATGACAACAATCCACGCAAGTACTTCTACTCAATTTACAGTAGATTCACCTTCTAGAAAAAACTACCGTTTAGGTCGTTCTGCAATGTTGAATATTATTCCTTCAACTACAGGTGCTGCTGTTGCGGTAACCAAAGTTATACCTGCATTAACAGGAAAACTTACTGGTATGGCGTTTAGAGTGCCTACTGCAGATGTGTCTGTTGTGGATTTGACTGTGAGAACAAGTAAGGAAACTTCTTTGGATGAAATTAAAAAAGCTTTCAAAGCTGCCTCTGAAGGTGAGCTTAAAGGTGTATTAGGTTATACTGATGAAGCAGTTGTTTCTCAAGATTTCGTAAGTGACCCAAGAACTAGTATTTTTGATGCAGAGGCTTGTATAGAGCTTAACTCTGGTTTCTTTAAGCTAATTTCTTGGTATGATAACGAGGCTGGTTTCTCTAACAAAATGGTAGACTTAATGCAGCACGTTAATACCTTATAA
- a CDS encoding N-acetylglucosamine kinase, translating into MILIVDSGATKSDWIALDENGEQLFLTQTLGLSPEVLTKDVIEDRLANNFEISKNREKVTHLYFYGAGCGTDRMKLFLKSIFKDFFPNAKADVKEDTYAAIFATTKVGHQGIVCILGTGSNCSYYDGNQLFQKVTSLGYIPMDDGSGNFFGRKLIRDYYFHKMPADLAHKFAKQHDLDADVIKENLYKQPNPNTYLATFARFLIENKDHPYSKGVIDKGFQQFINNYVMQFELATKVPINFVGSVAYYLREELTSVLLRNDLIVGVIRQKPIEGLVEFHKANM; encoded by the coding sequence ATGATTTTAATAGTAGATAGTGGCGCAACCAAGTCAGATTGGATTGCATTGGATGAAAATGGTGAACAACTTTTTTTAACACAAACTTTAGGTCTAAGTCCTGAGGTACTGACAAAAGATGTTATTGAAGATCGTTTAGCGAATAATTTTGAAATTTCTAAGAACAGGGAGAAGGTAACCCATCTTTATTTTTATGGTGCAGGTTGTGGAACCGACCGTATGAAATTGTTCTTAAAATCCATCTTTAAAGACTTTTTTCCGAATGCTAAAGCTGATGTAAAAGAAGATACATATGCTGCCATATTTGCTACTACCAAAGTAGGTCATCAAGGTATCGTTTGTATTTTGGGTACAGGTTCTAATTGTAGTTATTACGATGGTAACCAACTGTTTCAAAAAGTAACGTCATTAGGGTATATTCCTATGGACGATGGTAGTGGTAACTTTTTTGGCCGTAAATTAATACGTGACTACTACTTTCATAAAATGCCTGCAGATTTAGCTCATAAATTTGCAAAGCAGCATGATTTGGATGCTGATGTTATTAAAGAGAATTTATACAAGCAACCTAACCCAAATACCTATTTAGCAACCTTTGCTCGGTTTTTAATCGAGAACAAAGATCATCCATATTCTAAAGGCGTTATAGATAAAGGATTTCAGCAGTTTATAAATAACTATGTAATGCAGTTTGAGCTTGCGACAAAAGTACCAATCAATTTTGTTGGTAGTGTTGCTTATTATTTAAGAGAAGAACTAACTTCTGTATTGCTAAGAAACGACTTAATAGTTGGTGTAATTAGACAAAAGCCTATTGAAGGTCTTGTGGAATTTCACAAAGCTAATATGTAA
- a CDS encoding (Fe-S)-binding protein codes for MASELKVPTMAEFFASGTVPEVLFWVGCAGSFDDRAKKITKAFVKILNKANVSFAVLGTEESCTGDPAKRAGNEFLFQMQAVTNIEVLNAYEIKKIVTACPHCFNTIKNEYPGLGGNYEVVHHTQFLKDLLSEGRISMEGGSFKGKRITFHDPCYLGRANGVYEAPRDLIRKLDAELIEMKSCKQRGLCCGAGGAQMFKEPEKGDKDVNIERTEQALETKPEIIAAGCPFCNTMMTDGVKNKEKEDDVAVMDIAEMIAAAEDL; via the coding sequence ATGGCAAGTGAATTAAAAGTGCCTACAATGGCAGAGTTTTTTGCGTCGGGAACTGTACCTGAAGTTTTGTTTTGGGTAGGTTGTGCTGGTAGTTTTGATGATAGAGCAAAGAAAATAACCAAAGCCTTCGTAAAGATTTTGAATAAGGCTAATGTTTCTTTTGCGGTATTGGGTACAGAAGAAAGTTGTACTGGTGATCCTGCAAAACGTGCTGGTAATGAGTTTTTGTTTCAGATGCAAGCAGTAACTAATATAGAGGTGCTGAACGCTTATGAAATAAAGAAAATAGTAACAGCATGCCCGCATTGTTTTAATACTATTAAAAACGAATACCCGGGCTTAGGTGGTAACTATGAAGTAGTTCACCACACTCAGTTTTTAAAAGACCTGCTGTCCGAAGGTAGAATTTCTATGGAGGGCGGTAGCTTTAAAGGTAAGCGTATAACTTTTCATGATCCTTGCTATTTAGGTAGGGCAAATGGAGTGTATGAGGCACCAAGAGATTTAATTAGAAAGTTGGATGCTGAGCTTATTGAAATGAAAAGCTGTAAGCAAAGAGGTCTTTGTTGTGGTGCAGGAGGTGCACAAATGTTCAAGGAACCTGAAAAAGGTGATAAAGATGTGAACATTGAACGTACTGAGCAAGCCTTAGAAACTAAACCGGAAATTATAGCGGCAGGTTGTCCATTTTGTAATACTATGATGACCGATGGGGTGAAGAATAAGGAAAAGGAAGATGATGTTGCAGTAATGGATATCGCAGAGATGATTGCGGCTGCAGAAGATTTATAA
- a CDS encoding MlaD family protein, which produces MKLSRELKTGIIVIGGILLFIMGFSYLKSTPIFDNSKTFFAVYPNVGGLQSGTNVSINGFSVGKVNDIRFLDDKGNLLVTFTVGNEFKFSKNSMVELYDTGIIGGKGLQIKPVFDEALAQSGDTLPTETRPGITDLAQQKLNPLVRKVESAISGADSVLVNVNSVLDEKTKKELKEVIGGLNTLITNLNGSATQLNSVLNTNKDKLNNSFENFEQLTANFAKLSDSLNSAGLGRTLASLESTMASLDQVTAKIENGDGSLGLLMNDKELYNNLNNASRELDLLLQDFRLNPKRYVNVSVFGKKQKDYELPENDPATNAIEN; this is translated from the coding sequence TTGAAACTATCTAGAGAATTAAAAACGGGAATTATTGTTATCGGTGGTATTTTACTATTCATTATGGGATTTAGCTATTTGAAGTCGACTCCTATTTTTGATAATAGTAAAACCTTTTTTGCAGTATACCCTAATGTTGGTGGTCTGCAGTCTGGAACCAATGTTTCTATAAACGGATTTAGTGTTGGTAAGGTTAATGATATCAGGTTTTTAGACGATAAAGGAAATTTATTGGTGACATTTACTGTTGGAAATGAATTTAAGTTTTCTAAAAACAGTATGGTTGAATTATACGATACAGGTATTATTGGAGGTAAAGGTTTACAGATTAAGCCAGTTTTTGACGAGGCTTTAGCGCAATCAGGTGATACTTTACCCACAGAAACTAGACCGGGAATAACAGATTTGGCACAGCAGAAGTTGAATCCGTTAGTACGCAAGGTTGAATCCGCTATTTCTGGAGCAGACTCCGTTTTGGTTAATGTAAATTCTGTTTTAGATGAAAAGACGAAAAAAGAATTAAAAGAAGTTATTGGAGGTCTAAATACCTTGATAACAAACCTTAATGGTAGTGCAACTCAACTTAATTCCGTTTTAAATACAAATAAGGATAAATTGAATAATTCTTTCGAGAATTTTGAGCAGTTGACCGCTAATTTTGCAAAGCTTTCAGATTCGTTAAATTCTGCCGGACTAGGTAGAACTTTAGCTAGTTTAGAATCTACAATGGCTAGTTTGGATCAAGTAACGGCAAAAATAGAAAATGGTGATGGTTCACTTGGATTACTTATGAATGATAAGGAACTATACAATAACTTAAATAATGCATCACGTGAACTAGATTTACTGCTGCAGGATTTTCGTTTGAACCCAAAAAGGTATGTAAATGTTTCTGTGTTTGGTAAAAAACAGAAAGACTACGAGTTGCCAGAAAATGATCCAGCAACCAATGCTATTGAGAATTAA